In the Elusimicrobiaceae bacterium genome, one interval contains:
- a CDS encoding dicarboxylate/amino acid:cation symporter, giving the protein MNRQHKSIHTKIIIGLAAGIALGVICKWLLPAHELDWIVSHIARPAGQIFLKLLFCAVVPLAVAAITLGIANMGSTERIGRVAAKVLALTVLFSGTAVFIGILGVNITGPGRGVSAEQRQAMLANLQSGDVMAEIKAATPQHQPLIDSVVGLLPKNPFSDAANAYNGGLIPLLIFSIILGLAMNSVAPEKAAPLKHLLESVFELMTRIIGFAMKIAPYGIAGLLFSATAGAGISAIAMLFKYVLLVLVCLCVHMFGFYSLMLRLISKHKPLDFFRACQNVMATAFATSSSSATLPVALKTATENLKIPPQIAQFVVTLGATTNHNGTALYEGITVLFLAQLFGVDLSISQQIFVVGMCVMASIGTAGVPGGSLPFLVVVLQYIGVPLEGIGIIMGLDRLLDMCRTVINVVGDLAVAVCIADTEKRLPAATAIS; this is encoded by the coding sequence ATGAACAGACAGCATAAAAGCATTCACACGAAAATCATCATAGGCCTGGCGGCCGGCATAGCGCTTGGAGTAATCTGCAAATGGCTGCTGCCGGCCCACGAGCTTGACTGGATTGTTTCGCATATAGCAAGGCCGGCGGGCCAGATTTTCCTCAAACTGCTGTTTTGCGCGGTCGTGCCGCTGGCGGTAGCGGCGATAACCCTAGGAATCGCCAACATGGGTTCCACCGAACGGATTGGCCGGGTGGCCGCCAAGGTTCTGGCTTTGACGGTGCTGTTTTCCGGAACGGCGGTTTTCATAGGCATACTCGGCGTGAATATCACGGGGCCGGGGAGGGGCGTTTCGGCGGAGCAACGGCAGGCGATGCTGGCGAATCTCCAGTCGGGCGACGTGATGGCGGAAATCAAGGCGGCAACCCCGCAACACCAGCCGCTGATTGACTCGGTTGTCGGGCTGCTGCCGAAAAATCCGTTCTCCGACGCGGCCAACGCCTATAACGGCGGCCTGATACCGCTGCTGATTTTCTCGATCATACTGGGGCTGGCCATGAATTCGGTCGCACCGGAAAAAGCCGCGCCGCTTAAACACCTGCTCGAATCTGTGTTCGAGCTGATGACCAGGATAATAGGTTTCGCAATGAAAATCGCGCCTTACGGCATTGCCGGGCTGCTGTTTTCCGCCACCGCAGGCGCGGGCATAAGCGCGATCGCCATGCTGTTTAAGTATGTGCTGCTGGTGCTGGTCTGCCTGTGCGTGCACATGTTCGGTTTTTATTCGCTGATGCTGCGGCTTATCTCAAAGCATAAACCGCTTGATTTTTTCAGGGCCTGCCAGAACGTCATGGCAACGGCGTTCGCCACAAGTTCCAGCAGCGCGACACTGCCTGTAGCTCTTAAAACGGCCACTGAAAACCTCAAAATACCGCCCCAGATCGCGCAGTTCGTGGTGACGCTCGGCGCCACGACTAACCACAATGGCACCGCGCTGTATGAAGGCATTACGGTGCTGTTTCTGGCGCAGCTGTTCGGGGTTGATCTCTCCATCTCGCAGCAGATTTTCGTGGTCGGCATGTGCGTTATGGCGAGCATCGGCACCGCGGGCGTGCCGGGCGGTTCGCTGCCGTTTCTGGTGGTGGTGCTTCAGTATATAGGAGTGCCGCTCGAAGGCATAGGAATAATAATGGGGCTGGACCGTCTGCTGGACATGTGCAGGACAGTCATAAACGTGGTGGGCGATCTGGCCGTCGCGGTCTGCATTGCCGACACGGAAAAACGCCTCCCGGCAGCAACCGCAATTTCCTGA